A region of Desulfolithobacter dissulfuricans DNA encodes the following proteins:
- a CDS encoding PAS domain S-box protein gives MVLRIPPPLRSVRTLFLLGMTILILVLSLPLLYSGIRIMDSLIEQYGMELLAGELQARIAPVERRYETLYRVGLEDSQVHLQEIMDDGLRSFDAFRYKKTGTLFVIRADGGILLSSDFRDPQSTDFKKFFALLTESDSPIVYRVDGVEKRAVFQYYKPWDSYVGLSMEAAELLAHRDLFIQINLAVLVLVVAVALLFTQGLQLYLVTPLINLAEFVSRVRTGDYQARPVGSYVYELGMLKNDIIAMVATLRARMKERELQLRRIREREEELSQTLEVLQEKEQRYRTIYNAPSDAIVIHDPETAALLDVNRGAVEMFGYSPDELKEMTFAEISQGSSPYGMDEARYWIDQAVRCGSVRFEWMGKKKDGTLFWLEVALHSTRFGERDYIISVARDVDARKRAELELAREKEQLAVTLRSIGDGVITTDLEGQVVLLNRVAEELTGWTEEEARGWPLSEVLAIVDERSGDPRPDPATEVLKSGKMIELGNHVVLVARDGTRRSIADSAAPIHDPEHNLVGVVVVFRDVTEKYRMEQELLKVKKLESVGVLAGGIAHDFNNILAAILGNISLARAQLDTGDGGASSVGELLIQAEKAAEQARNLATQLLTFSRGGEPVKQTALIPEIIREAAGFILRGSSVQCQFDFAPDLWPAEIDPGQISQVIQNIILNARQVMSEGGRIQVRAENYEACIAKKNASPERCVQIVISDNGPGMPPEVVEKIFDPYFSHREGGSGLGLAICHSIIDKHDGRISVVSIPGKGTTFTILLPVGAGPVLRQRIDAERPGPRRQASILLMDDDPMIRELVGQMLTFLGHRVQAVSDGQEAVDRFGDARESGMPYDLVILDLTIPGGMGGKEAAARLLELDPEARIIVSSGYSNDPVMAEYRRYGFQAAISKPYNLEEMKRVLHSFGF, from the coding sequence ATGGTTCTTCGTATCCCACCGCCACTGCGTTCGGTCCGGACCCTGTTTCTCCTGGGCATGACTATCCTGATCCTGGTCCTGTCCCTGCCCCTGCTGTACTCCGGTATCCGGATCATGGACAGCCTCATCGAGCAGTACGGCATGGAGCTGCTTGCCGGCGAGCTGCAGGCCAGGATCGCCCCGGTGGAACGCCGCTACGAGACCCTGTACCGGGTCGGCCTTGAAGACAGCCAGGTTCACCTCCAGGAGATCATGGACGATGGTCTGCGCAGTTTTGACGCCTTTCGCTACAAGAAAACCGGGACCCTGTTCGTCATCCGGGCCGACGGCGGGATTCTTCTGTCCTCTGATTTCCGCGACCCTCAATCCACTGATTTCAAGAAATTCTTTGCTCTCCTCACGGAGAGTGACTCACCGATCGTCTACCGGGTGGACGGGGTGGAGAAACGGGCGGTGTTTCAGTATTACAAACCCTGGGACAGTTATGTGGGGCTGAGTATGGAAGCCGCCGAACTCCTGGCCCACCGGGATCTCTTCATTCAGATCAACCTGGCGGTGCTGGTCCTGGTGGTGGCGGTCGCCCTGCTGTTCACTCAGGGGTTGCAGCTCTATCTGGTCACGCCGCTGATCAACCTGGCAGAGTTCGTTTCCCGGGTCAGGACCGGCGATTATCAGGCCAGACCGGTTGGTTCATATGTTTACGAGCTCGGTATGCTCAAAAACGATATCATTGCAATGGTGGCGACTCTTCGGGCCAGGATGAAAGAGAGAGAGCTCCAGTTGCGTCGGATACGGGAGCGGGAGGAAGAGCTTTCGCAGACCCTGGAGGTACTGCAGGAGAAAGAACAGCGGTATCGTACGATTTATAATGCGCCCAGTGATGCCATTGTTATCCATGATCCGGAAACCGCTGCTTTATTGGATGTCAACCGGGGCGCGGTGGAGATGTTTGGTTACAGTCCGGATGAGCTGAAGGAGATGACCTTTGCCGAAATCAGCCAGGGGTCTTCCCCTTACGGGATGGACGAGGCCAGATACTGGATCGATCAGGCAGTCCGCTGCGGATCAGTGCGTTTTGAGTGGATGGGCAAGAAAAAGGACGGCACCCTGTTCTGGCTTGAGGTGGCCCTGCACTCGACCCGGTTTGGCGAACGGGACTACATCATTTCCGTGGCCCGGGATGTGGATGCCAGGAAGCGGGCCGAACTCGAGCTCGCCCGGGAAAAGGAACAGCTGGCCGTGACCCTGCGCAGCATCGGCGACGGGGTGATCACCACCGACCTTGAGGGTCAGGTAGTGCTTTTGAACCGGGTGGCCGAGGAACTCACAGGCTGGACCGAGGAGGAGGCCCGGGGCTGGCCGCTGTCCGAGGTTTTAGCCATTGTCGACGAGCGGAGCGGCGATCCGCGTCCCGACCCGGCGACAGAGGTCCTGAAGAGCGGAAAAATGATCGAGCTGGGCAACCATGTGGTCCTGGTGGCCAGAGACGGGACCAGGCGTTCGATAGCCGACAGCGCGGCCCCGATCCATGACCCGGAGCATAATCTCGTCGGCGTGGTGGTGGTTTTTCGTGACGTGACCGAGAAGTACCGCATGGAGCAGGAACTGCTCAAGGTGAAGAAGCTCGAGTCGGTGGGCGTGTTGGCCGGCGGGATCGCCCACGACTTCAACAATATCCTTGCGGCGATCCTGGGCAATATCAGCCTGGCCAGGGCGCAGCTTGACACCGGAGATGGGGGAGCCAGCTCGGTGGGTGAGCTGCTGATCCAGGCGGAAAAGGCGGCCGAACAGGCCCGCAACCTGGCCACCCAGCTGCTGACCTTTTCCCGTGGCGGAGAGCCGGTGAAGCAGACAGCCCTGATTCCGGAGATCATCCGCGAGGCGGCCGGCTTCATCCTCCGGGGAAGCTCGGTTCAGTGCCAGTTCGACTTCGCTCCGGATCTGTGGCCGGCAGAGATCGATCCGGGCCAGATCAGCCAGGTGATCCAGAATATTATCCTCAATGCACGCCAGGTCATGAGCGAGGGCGGTCGCATCCAGGTCCGGGCGGAGAACTACGAGGCCTGTATTGCCAAGAAGAACGCGTCGCCTGAACGATGCGTGCAGATCGTCATCAGTGACAACGGGCCCGGTATGCCCCCTGAAGTGGTGGAAAAGATTTTTGATCCCTATTTTTCCCACCGGGAGGGGGGCAGCGGCCTGGGACTTGCCATCTGCCACTCCATCATTGACAAGCATGACGGCCGAATCAGCGTGGTCTCCATCCCCGGAAAAGGCACTACCTTCACCATCCTCCTGCCGGTGGGCGCCGGGCCCGTTCTGCGGCAGAGGATCGACGCGGAACGTCCCGGGCCCAGGAGGCAGGCCAGTATCCTGCTCATGGACGATGATCCCATGATCCGCGAACTGGTGGGCCAGATGCTCACCTTTCTCGGACACCGGGTCCAAGCGGTCAGTGATGGCCAGGAGGCCGTTGACCGCTTTGGAGATGCCCGGGAGAGTGGTATGCCCTATGATCTGGTGATACTTGATCTGACCATTCCGGGCGGAATGGGTGGAAAGGAGGCGGCGGCCAGGTTGCTGGAACTCGATCCTGAGGCCCGGATCATTGTTTCCAGCGGTTATTCCAACGATCCGGTGATGGCCGAGTACCGGCGATACGGCTTTCAGGCAGCTATTTCCAAGCCCTATAACCTGGAAGAGATGAAGCGCGTTCTCCACTCCTTTGGCTTTTAG
- a CDS encoding radical SAM protein translates to MVQKKPETPLIRPPSEWRSLLVRVTRGCRWNRCRFCGIYPALGEPGFSRRSAAEIKEDIDLLLARHPRARTAFFGDGDPLEAGLEVFVEVARYLRSRLPVERLTCYARASTLHRLGREGVQVLARAGLNRVHMGLESGDPETLRFHRKGQSPEMVQRVTTWLRDAGIQVSWYVLLGLGGRDHWQRHIRRTAWLINTSRPDFVRLRRLWLYREAGGPPCPLWEQVRDGSFVEQTPEGTVLELKLLLELLEPLDTFFVCDHANNYINVSGSLQEDREEMLAELHAFLALPEEERWQHYRSVGSRI, encoded by the coding sequence ATGGTACAGAAGAAACCCGAAACTCCTCTTATCCGTCCACCCAGTGAGTGGCGTAGCCTGCTGGTCCGGGTGACCAGGGGATGTCGCTGGAACCGGTGCCGTTTCTGCGGTATTTATCCGGCTCTGGGTGAACCCGGATTTTCCCGCCGGAGTGCGGCGGAGATCAAGGAGGATATCGATCTGCTCCTGGCCCGCCATCCCCGGGCCCGGACCGCGTTTTTCGGCGATGGTGATCCGCTGGAGGCCGGGCTGGAAGTTTTTGTCGAGGTTGCCCGCTACCTGCGTTCCCGGTTGCCGGTGGAGCGGCTTACCTGTTATGCCAGGGCCTCGACCCTGCACAGGCTTGGCCGGGAAGGGGTGCAGGTTCTTGCCCGGGCCGGGCTCAACCGGGTGCACATGGGCCTTGAATCCGGCGATCCGGAAACTCTGCGGTTCCACCGCAAGGGGCAGTCGCCGGAGATGGTGCAGCGGGTGACCACCTGGCTCCGGGACGCCGGGATCCAGGTCTCCTGGTATGTCCTGCTCGGCCTTGGCGGTCGCGATCACTGGCAGCGACATATCAGGCGCACCGCCTGGCTTATCAATACAAGCAGGCCGGATTTTGTCCGCCTGCGTCGCCTGTGGCTCTACCGGGAAGCCGGCGGTCCCCCATGTCCCCTGTGGGAACAGGTCAGGGATGGCTCCTTTGTCGAGCAGACTCCGGAGGGGACGGTGCTCGAGCTCAAGCTGCTGCTCGAACTCCTTGAGCCTCTGGACACCTTTTTTGTCTGCGATCATGCCAACAACTATATCAATGTCAGTGGCTCGCTCCAGGAGGACCGGGAGGAGATGCTGGCCGAGTTGCACGCTTTCCTTGCCCTGCCTGAAGAAGAACGGTGGCAACATTACCGCAGTGTCGGTTCGCGGATCTGA
- a CDS encoding ABC transporter substrate-binding protein — MRPVYRLALLFLFVFTGTVQAEEPKKVVFIRYPIAPNGFATVVSSFKSTMQARGYVDGKNIVYVDVLTSTADRFSVPEVRATVDAHRATADMFITCGWVSLYARDLLRSSDVAQLFVPVLRSVALKMLDSLTRPPGTNLSGVYLMYPPEKILRLTRLILPDLERYGYVYDSRIPADMVFKAAYEALSEANRYGIELVFVDLARGVPGALRALQENRVQAYGGIVGAFQHRRELAASGLPVITSFTLDIEREEIDRYVRQSNVVAGLFNSFAYCGSQAAEMTADIFDSGKTIQETIPRPSRQTAFINLVAASRLGLTISFDALEAVDMVVR; from the coding sequence ATGCGCCCAGTCTACCGTCTCGCTCTCCTGTTCCTGTTTGTCTTCACCGGTACCGTTCAGGCTGAAGAACCGAAAAAGGTTGTCTTTATCCGCTACCCTATTGCCCCCAACGGTTTTGCCACCGTGGTCAGCTCCTTCAAGTCCACCATGCAGGCGCGCGGCTACGTGGATGGTAAAAATATCGTCTACGTCGATGTCCTGACCAGTACGGCCGACAGGTTCTCGGTGCCGGAGGTCAGGGCAACGGTGGATGCCCACCGGGCCACGGCGGACATGTTTATCACCTGTGGCTGGGTTTCTCTCTATGCCCGTGATCTGCTCCGCTCAAGCGATGTGGCCCAGCTCTTTGTTCCGGTGCTGCGGTCCGTGGCCCTGAAGATGCTCGATTCGCTCACCAGGCCGCCGGGAACCAATCTTTCCGGGGTCTACCTCATGTATCCGCCGGAAAAAATTCTCCGCCTGACCCGCCTGATCCTGCCTGATCTTGAGCGCTACGGTTATGTCTATGATTCGCGGATTCCGGCCGACATGGTGTTCAAGGCCGCCTACGAGGCCCTGTCCGAGGCCAACCGGTACGGGATCGAGCTGGTCTTTGTTGATCTTGCCCGGGGCGTGCCCGGGGCCCTGCGTGCCCTGCAGGAAAACCGGGTCCAGGCCTATGGCGGCATTGTCGGGGCCTTTCAGCACCGCCGGGAGCTGGCCGCCTCTGGTTTGCCGGTGATAACCTCCTTTACCCTGGACATCGAACGGGAAGAGATCGACCGGTATGTTCGGCAGAGCAATGTGGTGGCCGGGCTGTTCAACTCCTTTGCCTACTGCGGCAGCCAGGCGGCGGAGATGACCGCGGATATCTTTGACTCCGGAAAGACCATCCAGGAGACCATCCCCCGGCCCTCCCGTCAGACCGCGTTCATCAACCTGGTCGCGGCCTCCAGACTGGGGCTGACCATATCCTTCGATGCCCTGGAAGCCGTGGACATGGTCGTCCGCTGA
- a CDS encoding arsenic resistance protein, translated as MVLSAMILRYLLTFPARHLALVIPVVLSAGLVTGLFLDTSPLKTFILPVTILMIYPAMIGFQPGDLFSFKEKKLMLCNLGLNFLVLPAWALLIGRTLLAGRPELFAGLLIISVIPGGNMVVAFTMMFKGNVPASLKLAATNLILGSFLAPVYLYALAGTTVSVDVGHLVRTISLVVFVPLVMGISTHRWLMRHYSEEEFRQRIRPLLPGLSSWGLVYILFTSISMKATMILGCPPLLIQGLGGLLLFYLGVLAFTVFLARRLFDRRDGITLFLNGVLRNLAISIGLAVTAFGSQTAMMVALAFLFQQQIAVWFWKLDSRWSALSRK; from the coding sequence ATGGTTCTCTCTGCCATGATACTTCGTTATCTGCTTACATTCCCGGCAAGACATCTTGCCCTGGTTATCCCGGTGGTGCTCTCCGCCGGCCTGGTTACCGGTCTCTTTCTTGATACCTCGCCCCTGAAAACCTTTATCCTCCCGGTAACCATCCTCATGATCTACCCGGCCATGATCGGTTTTCAGCCCGGGGACCTGTTCAGCTTTAAAGAAAAAAAGCTGATGCTCTGCAACCTGGGGCTCAACTTCCTGGTCCTGCCGGCCTGGGCCCTGCTGATCGGCCGAACTCTGCTTGCTGGCCGGCCAGAGCTCTTTGCCGGTCTGCTTATCATCTCGGTCATCCCCGGCGGTAACATGGTGGTGGCCTTCACCATGATGTTCAAGGGCAATGTCCCGGCCTCGCTCAAGCTGGCGGCCACCAACCTGATTCTGGGCTCATTCCTGGCGCCGGTCTATCTTTACGCTCTGGCCGGGACCACAGTTTCTGTCGATGTGGGCCATCTGGTGCGGACCATCTCCCTGGTGGTTTTTGTGCCCCTGGTCATGGGTATATCCACCCACCGGTGGCTGATGAGACACTACAGCGAAGAGGAGTTCAGGCAGCGTATCAGGCCACTGCTGCCAGGGCTGAGCTCCTGGGGCCTGGTCTATATTCTCTTCACCAGCATCAGCATGAAGGCGACGATGATCCTTGGTTGCCCGCCGCTGCTGATCCAGGGGCTGGGTGGCCTGCTGCTCTTTTACCTCGGGGTTCTGGCTTTTACCGTCTTCCTGGCCCGGCGTCTGTTTGACCGGAGGGACGGCATCACCCTGTTCCTGAACGGAGTATTGCGAAATCTTGCCATTTCCATCGGACTTGCGGTCACGGCCTTCGGTTCCCAGACCGCGATGATGGTTGCCTTGGCTTTTCTCTTTCAGCAGCAGATCGCGGTCTGGTTCTGGAAATTGGACAGTCGCTGGTCCGCCCTGTCCCGGAAATAA
- a CDS encoding anaerobic ribonucleoside-triphosphate reductase activating protein, whose protein sequence is MRFGGLQRFSLCDYPGKMAAVVFTQGCNFRCPFCHNGALLPSRNPEQEIGEADILAFLHKRRGLLEGVVITGGEPTLHPDLADFCRTVRDMGFLVKLDTNGSRPRALEYLLADNLVDFIAMDVKATPERYHILAGVPVEPARIMSSIGIISRAGIPAMFRTTWVDGLHRPEERELIPAMLPPSMQHVFQPFRPENALRPDLCGSFSTNS, encoded by the coding sequence ATGCGTTTTGGCGGCCTGCAGCGGTTTTCCCTCTGCGATTATCCGGGCAAGATGGCGGCTGTGGTCTTTACCCAGGGTTGCAACTTCCGCTGCCCCTTCTGTCACAACGGTGCTCTGTTGCCGTCAAGGAACCCGGAGCAGGAGATCGGCGAGGCGGATATCCTTGCCTTTCTCCACAAGCGGCGCGGGCTGCTTGAAGGGGTGGTTATCACCGGCGGCGAGCCCACCCTGCACCCGGATCTGGCCGATTTCTGTCGTACGGTGCGGGATATGGGTTTCCTGGTCAAGCTCGACACCAACGGTTCCAGGCCCAGGGCCCTCGAGTATCTGCTGGCGGATAACCTGGTGGATTTCATTGCCATGGATGTCAAGGCCACACCGGAGCGGTACCATATCCTGGCCGGAGTTCCGGTGGAGCCGGCCCGTATCATGAGCTCCATCGGCATCATCTCCCGGGCCGGTATCCCGGCCATGTTCCGAACCACCTGGGTGGACGGGCTCCATCGGCCCGAGGAGCGGGAACTGATCCCGGCCATGCTGCCTCCGTCCATGCAGCATGTCTTCCAGCCGTTCCGGCCGGAAAATGCCCTGCGCCCGGATCTCTGTGGCTCCTTTTCCACCAACAGTTGA
- a CDS encoding M48 family metallopeptidase, translating into MIYNNLIYFLVVIFVFSTDTAPKEPLLAPAYGTMVLGGLLVLFSQIAGRLYRRARFGSASAYFSAERRLSILAVLFFLVAVYVVDLKYYLRFLSLGGRLPVLENLGGLAVFFVFLSLMWLKARPAYEAVFQRRYTPAGFVVSNIKANLPIVLPWLVLSLVFDLLSSLPLPRFQQVLTSPWGDLILFTAFVVFLAVFFPPLVRWLWNCRPMPDSPLRREIERFCRQQDFKAEILYWPLFEGQVLTAGIMGIVPRFRYLLVTPALLAALDPEELESVLAHEIGHVKRMHLVLYIYLFLGFSLLAGALARVLPYLVLGWDFFYLTVERLHVSPDTLLALFSGGLILLLMIVYFRFIFGFFIRNFERQADLYVFRAQGTSWPLIRSFEKIATLSGNIRDEKSWHHFGIGERIDFLQRCEQDRSLIHRHDRKVWLGMAAYTLIVLSCVVAVRQVDLDKLAAGNETRYMEAVLEQKLRQEPKNSVWLLLLGDLMQEKKMERKAINAYERALKLDPLNGDVANNLAWLLLTASDPALRDPIRALTLARTAATLKQQGYILDTLATAYWANNLKEEAILTELKALKLDPENRRYYLAQIRKFKESTWDRQDF; encoded by the coding sequence ATGATCTATAATAATCTTATCTATTTTCTGGTGGTCATCTTTGTCTTTTCCACCGACACCGCTCCCAAGGAGCCTCTGCTGGCGCCCGCCTACGGAACCATGGTCCTGGGTGGCCTGCTGGTCCTCTTTTCGCAGATAGCAGGCCGGCTGTATCGGCGGGCCCGTTTCGGCTCGGCCTCGGCCTATTTTTCCGCCGAAAGGCGGCTTTCCATCCTGGCGGTTCTGTTCTTCCTGGTCGCCGTCTATGTGGTTGATCTTAAGTATTACCTCCGTTTTCTTTCCCTGGGCGGCCGGCTGCCGGTCCTGGAGAACCTGGGCGGGCTGGCGGTTTTCTTCGTTTTCCTGTCCCTGATGTGGCTTAAGGCCCGACCCGCTTACGAGGCCGTATTTCAGCGACGCTATACCCCGGCCGGGTTCGTGGTATCCAATATCAAGGCCAATCTGCCCATTGTTCTGCCCTGGCTGGTTCTGTCTCTGGTCTTTGATCTGCTCTCGTCCCTGCCCCTGCCCCGTTTTCAGCAGGTCCTGACCTCACCCTGGGGCGACCTGATTCTTTTTACGGCCTTTGTCGTTTTCCTGGCCGTCTTCTTTCCGCCTCTGGTCCGCTGGCTGTGGAACTGCCGGCCCATGCCGGATTCCCCCCTGCGCCGGGAGATAGAACGGTTCTGTCGGCAGCAGGATTTCAAGGCGGAAATCCTCTACTGGCCGCTGTTCGAAGGCCAGGTCCTGACCGCCGGGATCATGGGTATCGTTCCCCGTTTCCGCTATCTACTGGTAACCCCGGCTCTGCTGGCCGCCCTGGATCCGGAAGAGCTGGAATCGGTGCTGGCCCACGAGATAGGTCATGTCAAGCGGATGCACCTGGTGCTCTATATCTATCTTTTCCTCGGGTTCAGCCTCCTGGCCGGCGCCCTTGCCCGGGTGCTGCCCTACCTGGTCCTGGGTTGGGACTTTTTCTACTTGACGGTGGAGCGGCTGCATGTCTCGCCCGACACCCTGCTGGCCCTGTTCAGCGGCGGGCTGATCCTTCTGCTGATGATCGTCTATTTCCGTTTCATCTTTGGCTTTTTTATCCGCAACTTTGAACGGCAGGCCGATCTGTACGTGTTCCGGGCCCAGGGTACCAGTTGGCCTCTTATCCGTTCCTTTGAAAAGATAGCCACCCTGTCGGGCAATATCCGCGATGAAAAATCGTGGCACCATTTCGGCATCGGCGAACGGATCGATTTTCTCCAGCGCTGCGAACAGGACCGCTCTCTCATCCATCGCCATGACCGCAAGGTCTGGCTTGGGATGGCGGCCTATACCCTGATCGTGCTCAGCTGCGTGGTGGCTGTGCGGCAGGTGGATCTGGACAAACTGGCCGCCGGTAACGAGACAAGGTACATGGAGGCCGTGCTGGAGCAGAAACTTCGGCAGGAACCGAAAAACTCGGTCTGGCTCCTGCTCCTTGGCGATCTGATGCAGGAAAAGAAGATGGAACGCAAGGCCATCAACGCCTATGAGCGGGCCCTGAAACTCGATCCGCTCAATGGTGACGTGGCCAACAACCTGGCCTGGCTGCTGCTCACGGCCAGTGATCCCGCACTCCGCGATCCAATCCGCGCCCTGACCCTGGCCCGGACCGCCGCCACTCTCAAGCAGCAGGGGTACATTTTAGACACCCTGGCTACGGCCTACTGGGCCAACAACCTGAAGGAAGAGGCCATCCTGACCGAACTCAAGGCCCTGAAACTGGATCCGGAAAACCGGCGTTATTACCTGGCCCAGATACGCAAATTCAAGGAATCGACCTGGGATCGGCAGGATTTCTGA
- a CDS encoding B12-binding domain-containing radical SAM protein, with protein MYHLVAINCRYSHSCLALFYIRNELATFLPGCRVRISQFSLGDPYYQTLLTLAGSGADAIFFSVYVWNHGYVRRLIHDLARIRPELPVVIGGPQAPVLTGLPPTCTLVRGEIEGVGGQFFRDLQARRLKAEYRAGVSQRFASPYEANDFQGELRHRQIYYESSRGCPFFCSYCLSSISRGVRHKPLDQVKSELDSILEHEPPIIKFVDRTFNDDPGRALAIWAHLVSRPGSTRCHFEIAPDRFTGEMHTFLRTVPPNRFQFEIGIQSLHPPTLAAVNRRMDQEAALDNIRELVALNTIHIHVDLILGLPHEDQATFYQGFNRLFRVRPHHIQMGLLKVLPGTEMAARAPEFGLVFCQEPPYEILATRWLDHETLRELYFFCELVEAFHNNRYFPSLWNYLARTGEDAARFFTSLLALARKRDFFSRARTQKAMSRLLFELVSAREDGPLLRELLRYDWLRCGFRYLPSHLRSPSFTTLRRELRLRLPQNLEGIYSHRERDEFLKKCQFEYFSGPALAELGLQDDGSGGVVAFLPEESGGVFNHCRVLVLPG; from the coding sequence ATGTACCATCTTGTCGCCATCAACTGCCGCTATTCCCATTCCTGCCTGGCGCTTTTTTATATCCGCAACGAGCTTGCAACCTTTCTTCCCGGATGCCGGGTACGGATCAGCCAGTTTTCCCTGGGTGACCCCTATTACCAGACCCTGCTCACTTTGGCCGGTTCCGGAGCGGACGCCATCTTTTTTTCCGTCTATGTCTGGAACCATGGCTATGTCCGGCGGCTTATCCATGACCTGGCCCGTATACGGCCCGAGCTGCCGGTGGTCATCGGTGGTCCCCAGGCGCCTGTGCTCACCGGGCTGCCGCCCACCTGCACCCTGGTCCGGGGCGAGATAGAGGGGGTGGGCGGGCAATTTTTCAGGGATCTCCAGGCCCGCCGGCTCAAGGCCGAATACCGGGCCGGGGTCAGCCAGCGTTTTGCGTCCCCGTACGAGGCGAACGATTTTCAAGGCGAGCTCCGTCACCGCCAGATCTACTATGAGTCGTCCAGGGGCTGCCCTTTTTTCTGTTCCTACTGTCTGTCCTCCATCTCCAGGGGGGTGCGCCATAAACCACTGGACCAGGTTAAGTCCGAATTGGATTCGATCCTGGAACACGAACCCCCGATCATCAAGTTTGTCGACCGGACCTTCAATGACGACCCCGGCCGTGCCCTGGCCATCTGGGCGCATCTGGTCTCCCGGCCTGGCTCCACCAGGTGTCATTTCGAGATCGCCCCGGACCGGTTCACCGGCGAGATGCATACCTTTCTCCGCACCGTGCCCCCGAACCGTTTCCAGTTCGAAATCGGGATCCAGAGTCTCCATCCACCGACCCTGGCTGCAGTCAACCGCCGGATGGACCAGGAAGCGGCCCTGGACAACATCAGGGAACTGGTGGCGCTCAACACCATCCACATCCATGTGGATCTGATCCTCGGCCTGCCCCACGAGGACCAGGCGACCTTTTACCAGGGGTTCAACCGTCTCTTCCGGGTTCGCCCCCATCATATCCAGATGGGCTTGCTCAAGGTACTGCCGGGCACGGAGATGGCCGCCCGGGCGCCGGAGTTTGGCCTGGTGTTCTGCCAGGAACCGCCCTACGAGATCCTGGCCACCCGCTGGCTGGACCATGAAACCCTCCGGGAGCTCTATTTTTTCTGTGAACTGGTGGAGGCCTTCCACAACAACCGCTATTTTCCCTCCCTGTGGAACTACCTGGCCCGGACCGGCGAGGACGCGGCCCGCTTTTTCACTTCCCTGCTCGCCCTGGCCCGGAAACGGGATTTTTTCAGCCGGGCCCGGACCCAGAAGGCCATGAGCCGGCTGCTCTTCGAGCTGGTTTCGGCCAGGGAGGACGGGCCGTTACTCAGGGAGCTGCTTCGCTACGACTGGCTGCGTTGCGGTTTCCGCTACCTGCCGTCCCACCTCCGGAGTCCTTCTTTTACAACCCTGCGCCGGGAGCTGCGTCTCCGGTTGCCGCAGAACCTGGAAGGGATCTACAGTCACCGGGAACGGGATGAATTTCTGAAGAAATGCCAGTTCGAATATTTTTCCGGCCCGGCCCTGGCTGAGCTCGGCCTGCAGGATGATGGTTCCGGCGGCGTGGTCGCGTTCCTGCCCGAAGAAAGTGGCGGGGTATTCAACCATTGCCGGGTGCTGGTGCTGCCCGGCTGA
- a CDS encoding PepSY-associated TM helix domain-containing protein produces MDPKTRHLLRNLHRWFGLFLAGLVVFYCLTGLLLNHRKSFGYFIDRHRSVTRVEKSDTAMMREFIDFYKNQIGRSDDPTVIRIRGASTIEFLYGSHGRTTYIIDPARGTMEQIDKTPRQPWNYLNRLHKVFKTSTAWLVVADFACVTILLVTLTGLFILRYRPLDWLLVIGGALLLAAGVFLA; encoded by the coding sequence ATGGACCCCAAGACAAGACATCTGCTCCGTAACCTGCATCGCTGGTTCGGCCTGTTTCTGGCCGGACTGGTTGTTTTTTACTGCCTCACCGGCCTGCTCCTGAACCACCGGAAAAGTTTTGGCTATTTTATCGACAGGCACCGCAGCGTAACCCGGGTGGAAAAGTCGGATACCGCCATGATGCGCGAGTTTATCGACTTCTACAAGAACCAGATCGGGCGGAGCGATGATCCCACGGTCATCCGCATCCGCGGCGCCTCCACCATCGAATTTCTCTACGGTTCCCATGGCAGGACCACCTATATCATTGATCCGGCCCGGGGGACGATGGAGCAAATCGACAAAACTCCGCGCCAACCCTGGAATTATCTCAACAGATTGCACAAAGTCTTCAAGACCTCCACCGCCTGGCTGGTGGTGGCCGATTTCGCCTGTGTCACCATTCTCCTGGTGACCCTGACCGGGCTCTTTATCCTGCGCTATCGTCCCCTGGACTGGCTGCTGGTGATCGGGGGCGCGCTGCTGCTGGCCGCGGGTGTTTTTCTGGCCTGA